One genomic segment of Mesoterricola silvestris includes these proteins:
- a CDS encoding [Fe-Fe] hydrogenase large subunit C-terminal domain-containing protein, with the protein MAEPLRDPSSNGEPFEGPAVRGFVRTLKNRCRICYTCVRTCPAKAIRITKSQAEVVAERCIGCGNCIRVCTQKAKRIVSTVKEVEELLGSGQPVAAILAPSFPVEFQQEMDFRVLVGMVRKLGFSLVAEVAFGADLVAEQYRQLMILNPRAQYIATTCPAVVGFVERYHPELIPNLSPIVSPMVAMSRVLRILHPGIKVVFVGPCVAKKAEAWDPDIEGAPDVAITFRELRKLAQRNDLRIEDCEPQDFDPPHPNLGSLFPLTRGFLQAASIPEDLVANEVVATDGIEGFTSVLEEFATGTMDARLVELLSCNGCIAGPGLSTQETLFKRRARVSHYNRFRATQLDTELWQRNVDRFQSLDLTRTFTANDQRLEPMSPTELHAIMQRMGKYSEAHELNCGACGYHTCREHALAIGRGFAESEMCLPFVIDDNLNTIRKLSHANEKLASTQETLMHSERLASMGQLAAGVAHEINNPLGVVLMYTHLLLDECEKNSPLREDLQMIAEQANRCKRIVAGLLDFARQNKVAHNLNDIREVIQTSLANLPVPPGVTVEAVHTDGSPMVELDRDQMIQVFVNLVGNAFDAMPDGGRLQVATRADDQWLIIEVKDTGIGIPKENLNRMFEPFFTTKLMGKGTGLGLPVVYGIVKLHRGDISVESNPDPEAGPRGTTFRVKLPRAARQGH; encoded by the coding sequence ATGGCGGAACCCCTGCGCGACCCATCCAGCAATGGAGAGCCGTTCGAGGGTCCCGCCGTGCGCGGCTTCGTGCGCACCCTCAAGAACCGCTGCCGCATCTGCTACACCTGCGTGCGCACCTGCCCCGCCAAGGCCATCCGCATCACCAAGAGCCAGGCCGAAGTGGTGGCCGAGCGCTGCATCGGGTGCGGCAACTGCATCCGGGTCTGCACCCAGAAGGCCAAGCGCATCGTCTCCACCGTGAAGGAGGTGGAGGAGCTGCTGGGCTCCGGCCAGCCCGTGGCGGCCATCCTGGCCCCCTCGTTCCCGGTGGAATTCCAGCAGGAAATGGACTTCCGCGTTCTCGTGGGAATGGTTCGCAAGCTGGGCTTCTCCCTGGTGGCCGAGGTGGCCTTCGGGGCGGACCTGGTGGCCGAACAGTACCGCCAGTTGATGATCCTCAATCCCCGGGCCCAGTACATCGCCACCACCTGCCCGGCGGTGGTGGGGTTCGTGGAGCGCTACCACCCCGAGCTCATCCCCAACCTCTCCCCCATCGTCAGCCCCATGGTGGCCATGTCCCGCGTCCTGCGGATCCTGCACCCCGGCATCAAGGTGGTGTTCGTGGGGCCCTGCGTGGCCAAGAAGGCCGAGGCCTGGGATCCGGACATCGAAGGGGCCCCCGACGTGGCCATCACCTTCCGGGAGCTGCGCAAGCTCGCCCAGCGCAACGACCTGCGCATCGAGGACTGCGAGCCCCAGGATTTCGATCCGCCCCACCCCAACCTGGGCAGCCTCTTTCCCCTCACCCGGGGCTTCCTGCAGGCGGCATCCATCCCCGAGGACCTGGTGGCCAACGAGGTGGTGGCCACCGACGGCATCGAGGGCTTCACCTCGGTGCTGGAGGAGTTCGCCACCGGCACCATGGACGCCCGGCTCGTGGAGCTGCTGAGCTGCAACGGGTGCATCGCGGGCCCCGGCCTGAGCACCCAGGAGACCCTCTTCAAGCGCCGGGCCCGGGTCAGCCACTACAACCGCTTCCGGGCCACCCAGCTGGACACGGAACTGTGGCAGCGCAACGTGGACCGCTTCCAGAGCCTGGACCTGACCCGCACCTTCACCGCCAACGACCAGCGCCTGGAGCCCATGAGCCCCACGGAGCTCCACGCCATCATGCAGCGCATGGGCAAGTACTCGGAGGCCCATGAGCTCAATTGCGGGGCCTGCGGCTACCACACCTGCCGCGAGCACGCCCTGGCCATCGGCAGGGGCTTCGCCGAAAGCGAGATGTGCCTGCCCTTCGTCATCGACGACAACCTCAACACCATCCGCAAGCTGAGCCACGCCAACGAGAAGCTGGCCTCCACCCAGGAGACCCTGATGCACTCGGAGCGCCTGGCAAGCATGGGCCAGCTGGCCGCGGGCGTGGCCCACGAGATCAACAACCCGCTGGGGGTGGTGCTCATGTACACCCACCTCCTGCTGGACGAGTGCGAGAAGAACAGCCCCCTGCGGGAGGACCTGCAGATGATCGCGGAGCAGGCCAACCGCTGCAAGCGCATCGTGGCCGGCCTCCTGGACTTCGCCCGCCAGAACAAGGTGGCCCACAACCTCAACGATATCCGGGAGGTGATCCAGACCTCCCTGGCCAACCTGCCGGTGCCCCCGGGGGTGACGGTGGAGGCGGTGCACACGGACGGCAGCCCCATGGTCGAGCTGGACCGGGACCAGATGATCCAGGTGTTCGTGAACCTGGTGGGCAACGCCTTCGACGCCATGCCCGACGGAGGCCGGCTCCAGGTGGCGACCCGCGCCGACGACCAGTGGCTGATCATCGAGGTCAAGGACACCGGCATCGGCATCCCCAAGGAGAACCTGAACAGGATGTTCGAGCCGTTCTTCACCACCAAGCTCATGGGCAAGGGCACCGGCCTGGGGCTTCCGGTGGTGTACGGCATCGTCAAGCTCCACCGGGGCGACATCTCGGTGGAATCCAATCCCGATCCGGAGGCGGGGCCCCGGGGCACCACCTTCCGCGTCAAGCTGCCCCGCGCCGCCCGTCAAGGGCACTGA
- a CDS encoding response regulator, producing the protein MTDKKNVLVVDDDIDLLEQVSFVLASEGYHVIRAQGQKEGEEALLTTIPDLAVLDLMMENMDSGFVLCHHVKRLYPETPVILLTAVKAATGLDFHPQSDEAASWVKADLVLDKPVRPEQLRAEARRLMKL; encoded by the coding sequence ATGACCGATAAGAAGAACGTCCTTGTAGTCGACGACGACATCGACCTGCTGGAGCAGGTGTCCTTCGTGCTCGCCTCGGAGGGGTACCACGTCATCCGGGCCCAGGGCCAGAAGGAGGGGGAGGAGGCCCTGCTCACCACCATCCCCGACCTGGCGGTGCTGGACCTGATGATGGAGAACATGGATTCGGGATTCGTGCTGTGCCACCATGTGAAACGCCTTTACCCCGAGACCCCCGTGATCCTGCTCACCGCCGTCAAGGCCGCCACCGGCCTCGACTTCCACCCCCAGTCCGACGAAGCCGCCTCCTGGGTCAAGGCGGACCTGGTGCTGGACAAGCCGGTGCGACCCGAGCAGCTCAGGGCCGAGGCCCGGAGACTGATGAAACTCTGA
- a CDS encoding NADH-dependent [FeFe] hydrogenase, group A6 produces MLAIVANGQNLEAKKGDTILQALKRGGIHVPTLCHMEGLLPSGTCRMCVVEVEGTPGLVPACSFPAADGMRIRTSTPTVLKTRKAIVELLLSNHPDDCLYCARNGKCDLSDLAREHGIRNRVFRGLRKRKEKDISSPSIVRDPEKCILCGKCVRVCEEVQGVSAIDFINRGSKAFVGTAFDEGLNVSCCINCGQCILVCPTAALTERSYVDEVMRVLADPGKTVVVQHAPAVSVSIAEEFGFKPGTDIDGQMVAALRRVGFHRVFDTSFTADLTIMEEGSELIQRITQGGPLPMFTSCSPGWIKFVEQFYPELLPHVSTCKSPQQMMGAVIKSFFAKRENLDPKDIVSVSIMPCTAKKFECSRPEMGRDYVPDVDYVLTTRELAELFRLKGIDPGTLTPEGADTPFGERSSAGKLFGASGGVMEAAVRSAYFLLTGEEMKEYRIQDLRGMKGSKELRVKVGDLEVGAAVVSSLGEARKLMDEIKAGRSDLHFVEVMTCPGGCINGGGQPLKADPESVKARMAALYTIDRNDTLRVSHRNSQVQRLYTEFLGKPLGHLSHELLHTTYQKREVLQ; encoded by the coding sequence ATGCTGGCGATTGTTGCGAACGGACAGAACCTGGAAGCCAAGAAGGGAGACACCATCCTGCAGGCGCTCAAACGCGGCGGGATCCACGTCCCCACCCTCTGCCACATGGAGGGTCTCCTGCCCTCGGGCACCTGCCGCATGTGCGTGGTCGAGGTGGAGGGCACCCCGGGCCTCGTGCCGGCGTGCTCCTTCCCCGCGGCCGACGGCATGCGGATCCGCACCAGCACCCCCACGGTGCTGAAGACCCGCAAGGCCATCGTGGAGCTCCTTCTCTCCAACCACCCCGACGACTGCCTCTACTGCGCCCGGAACGGCAAGTGCGACCTGTCCGACCTGGCCCGGGAGCATGGCATCCGCAACCGGGTGTTCCGGGGCCTGCGCAAGCGCAAGGAGAAGGACATCTCCAGCCCCTCCATCGTGAGGGACCCGGAGAAGTGCATCCTCTGCGGCAAGTGCGTGCGGGTGTGCGAGGAGGTGCAGGGCGTATCGGCCATCGATTTCATCAACCGCGGGTCCAAGGCCTTCGTGGGTACCGCCTTCGACGAGGGGCTCAACGTCAGCTGCTGCATCAACTGCGGGCAGTGCATCCTGGTGTGCCCCACGGCCGCGCTCACCGAGCGCAGCTACGTGGACGAGGTCATGCGGGTGCTGGCCGACCCGGGCAAGACGGTGGTGGTGCAGCACGCCCCGGCCGTCTCCGTGTCCATCGCCGAGGAGTTCGGGTTCAAGCCCGGCACCGACATCGACGGCCAGATGGTGGCCGCCCTGCGCCGGGTGGGCTTCCACCGGGTCTTCGACACCTCCTTCACCGCCGACCTCACGATCATGGAGGAGGGCAGCGAGCTCATCCAGCGCATCACCCAAGGCGGCCCGCTGCCCATGTTCACCAGCTGCTCCCCGGGCTGGATCAAGTTCGTGGAGCAGTTCTACCCCGAGCTGCTGCCCCACGTCTCCACCTGCAAGAGCCCGCAGCAGATGATGGGCGCGGTGATCAAGAGCTTCTTCGCCAAACGCGAGAACCTCGATCCCAAGGACATCGTCAGTGTCTCGATCATGCCGTGCACCGCCAAGAAGTTCGAGTGCAGCCGGCCCGAGATGGGCCGGGACTACGTGCCGGACGTGGACTACGTGCTCACCACCCGGGAGCTGGCCGAGCTCTTCCGCCTCAAGGGCATCGACCCCGGAACCCTGACGCCCGAGGGCGCCGACACCCCCTTCGGGGAGCGGTCCAGCGCCGGCAAGCTCTTCGGGGCTTCGGGGGGCGTCATGGAGGCGGCGGTGCGCAGCGCGTACTTCCTCCTCACGGGCGAGGAGATGAAGGAGTATCGCATCCAGGACCTCCGCGGCATGAAGGGCAGCAAGGAGCTGCGGGTGAAGGTGGGCGACCTGGAGGTGGGGGCCGCGGTGGTCTCCAGCCTGGGCGAGGCCCGCAAGCTCATGGACGAGATCAAGGCCGGCCGGAGCGACCTGCACTTCGTGGAGGTCATGACCTGCCCGGGCGGGTGCATCAACGGCGGGGGCCAGCCCCTCAAGGCCGACCCGGAATCGGTGAAGGCCCGCATGGCCGCGCTCTACACCATCGACCGCAACGACACCCTGCGGGTCAGCCACCGCAACAGCCAGGTGCAGCGGCTCTACACCGAGTTCCTGGGCAAGCCCCTGGGCCACCTGAGCCACGAGCTGCTCCACACCACGTACCAGAAACGCGAAGTCCTGCAATAG
- a CDS encoding NADH-ubiquinone oxidoreductase-F iron-sulfur binding region domain-containing protein, whose amino-acid sequence MSSGIPSSCWDVPARPAPELLAALKDGPFQGEDLPALIAGLRRERVDRPVIFVGAGTCGLGAGADRTLARVREWCAAKGLEADIKEVGCIGLCSEEPLVDIQVPGRTRVSFSSITADKVDALLDRFFAGSLPMDWVLGQFPVEGLEPWPRVRPLAEHPFLALQRRWVLANSGLIDFRSIDEYIARGGYSALHRTLTTRTRQEVVDDVLASGLRGRGGAGFPTGRKWQMALASPGDQKYMICNADEGDPGAFMDRAVCESDPHRLLEGMVTGCYAIGASKAYIYIRAEYPLAIENLKIAMDQARAYGLLGENILGSGFSLDIIIKMGAGAFVCGEETALIHSIEGKRGMPRPRPPYPIQSGVFGKPTVINNVETFSNVPTIMQNGPGAFAALGTAGSKGTKVFALSGMVRRTGLVEVPMGTKIRDVVFAVGGGIPNGKKAKAVQIGGPSGGCIPEPHMDVACDYEELKAFGAIMGSGGLVVMDENTCMVDLAKFFMEFIQSESCGKCIPCREGTKQMLDILQAITQNRRAEEGLDALLRVRGVMVLKELGEAIQKSSLCGLGQTAPNPVLSTLKWFRDEYEAHIYERRCPAGACRELVGAPCQAGCPVGTEVWKYVAHVALGEYDDAYQAIRGANPFPSVCARVCNHPCEAGCRCGTTGGDPIAIRELKRFVVDRVDPRVFKGAAKPAKPGAPRVAVVGAGPAGLTAAHALGMKGYRVTVFEREHRPGGMLVAGIPSYRLPRNVLSAEIDSLINENVTLELNQALGKDFTVQSLKEDGYQAIYLALGAHQSKRLGLEGDDAQGILPGIRFLKAFNLHGESLARGRVGIIGGGNSALDAARVAIRQKDVTEVTVFYRRTRVEMPAYKEEIEAALEEGIRLETLVTPLAVKAEGGVLTGIEFQRNELGDKDETGRARPVPIPGSAFVAELDTLVVAISEEPETGALDGFKVKSWGGLVINPESYITSQKRVFGGGDVVTGPGTVIEAVAAGKNAAVMIDRHLTGRQLKVLPKVALPTVYVPPVDAGEEEGEGPGRAHAPHLPVAERRGNFREVDQCLPEEHALCEARRCLRCDIEFTQPV is encoded by the coding sequence ATGTCTAGCGGAATCCCCTCCTCCTGCTGGGACGTCCCGGCCCGTCCCGCCCCCGAGCTCCTCGCGGCCCTCAAGGACGGACCCTTCCAGGGCGAGGACCTGCCCGCCCTCATCGCCGGCCTGCGCCGGGAGCGGGTGGACCGGCCCGTGATCTTCGTGGGCGCGGGCACCTGCGGCCTGGGCGCCGGGGCGGACAGGACCCTGGCCCGGGTGCGCGAATGGTGCGCCGCCAAGGGCCTGGAAGCCGACATCAAGGAAGTGGGGTGCATCGGCCTGTGCTCCGAGGAGCCCCTGGTGGACATCCAGGTGCCGGGCCGGACGCGGGTGAGCTTCTCCTCCATCACCGCCGACAAGGTGGACGCCCTCCTGGACAGGTTCTTCGCGGGCAGCCTGCCCATGGACTGGGTCCTGGGCCAGTTCCCCGTGGAGGGCCTGGAACCCTGGCCCCGGGTGCGGCCCCTGGCCGAGCATCCCTTCCTGGCCCTCCAGAGGCGCTGGGTCCTGGCCAATTCCGGCCTCATCGACTTCCGGTCCATCGACGAGTACATCGCCCGGGGCGGGTACTCCGCCCTGCACAGGACCCTCACGACCCGCACCCGCCAGGAGGTGGTGGACGACGTCCTGGCCTCGGGCCTGCGGGGCAGGGGAGGCGCGGGCTTCCCCACCGGGCGCAAGTGGCAGATGGCCCTGGCCTCGCCCGGCGACCAGAAGTACATGATCTGCAACGCCGACGAAGGGGATCCCGGGGCCTTCATGGACCGCGCCGTGTGCGAGAGCGACCCCCACCGGCTCCTGGAGGGCATGGTCACGGGCTGCTACGCCATCGGCGCCTCCAAGGCCTACATCTACATCCGGGCCGAATACCCCCTGGCCATCGAGAACCTGAAGATCGCCATGGACCAGGCCCGGGCCTACGGCCTCCTGGGCGAGAACATCCTGGGCAGCGGGTTCTCCCTGGACATCATCATCAAGATGGGCGCCGGCGCCTTCGTGTGCGGCGAGGAGACCGCCCTCATCCACTCCATCGAAGGCAAGCGCGGCATGCCCCGGCCCCGGCCCCCCTATCCCATCCAGTCCGGCGTCTTCGGCAAGCCCACGGTCATCAACAACGTGGAGACCTTCTCCAACGTGCCCACCATCATGCAGAACGGGCCCGGGGCCTTCGCGGCCCTGGGCACCGCCGGCAGCAAGGGCACCAAGGTCTTCGCCCTGTCGGGCATGGTGCGCCGCACCGGCCTGGTGGAAGTGCCCATGGGCACGAAGATCCGCGACGTGGTCTTCGCCGTGGGCGGCGGCATCCCCAACGGCAAGAAGGCCAAGGCCGTGCAGATCGGCGGACCCTCCGGGGGCTGCATCCCCGAGCCCCACATGGACGTGGCCTGCGACTACGAGGAGCTCAAGGCCTTCGGCGCCATCATGGGTTCGGGCGGGCTCGTGGTCATGGACGAGAACACCTGCATGGTGGACCTGGCCAAGTTCTTCATGGAGTTCATCCAGTCCGAGAGCTGCGGCAAGTGCATCCCCTGCCGGGAAGGCACCAAGCAGATGCTGGACATCCTCCAGGCCATCACCCAGAACCGCCGGGCCGAGGAAGGCCTGGACGCCCTGCTGCGGGTGCGGGGCGTGATGGTCCTCAAGGAGCTGGGCGAGGCCATCCAGAAGAGCAGCCTCTGCGGCCTGGGCCAGACGGCCCCCAACCCGGTGCTGTCCACCCTCAAGTGGTTCCGGGACGAGTACGAGGCCCACATCTACGAACGGCGCTGCCCGGCCGGGGCCTGCCGGGAACTGGTGGGCGCGCCCTGCCAGGCCGGGTGCCCCGTGGGCACGGAAGTGTGGAAGTACGTGGCCCACGTGGCCCTGGGCGAATACGACGACGCCTACCAGGCCATCCGCGGCGCCAATCCCTTCCCCTCGGTGTGCGCCCGGGTGTGCAACCACCCCTGCGAGGCCGGCTGCCGCTGCGGCACCACGGGCGGCGATCCCATCGCCATCCGCGAGCTCAAGCGCTTCGTGGTGGACCGGGTGGATCCCCGGGTCTTCAAGGGCGCGGCGAAACCCGCCAAGCCGGGCGCGCCCCGGGTGGCGGTGGTGGGCGCGGGGCCCGCGGGCCTCACGGCGGCCCACGCCCTGGGCATGAAGGGCTACCGGGTCACCGTCTTCGAGCGGGAGCACCGCCCCGGCGGCATGCTGGTGGCGGGCATCCCCAGCTACCGGCTGCCCCGCAACGTCCTCAGCGCCGAGATCGACAGCCTGATCAACGAGAACGTCACCCTGGAACTGAACCAGGCGCTGGGCAAGGACTTCACGGTCCAGAGCCTCAAGGAGGACGGCTACCAGGCCATCTACCTGGCCCTGGGGGCCCACCAGAGCAAGCGCCTGGGCCTGGAGGGCGACGACGCCCAGGGGATCCTCCCCGGCATCCGGTTCCTCAAGGCCTTCAACCTCCACGGCGAATCCCTGGCCCGGGGCCGCGTGGGCATCATCGGGGGCGGCAACAGCGCCCTGGACGCGGCCCGGGTCGCCATCCGCCAGAAGGACGTCACGGAGGTGACCGTCTTCTACCGCCGTACCCGGGTGGAAATGCCCGCCTACAAGGAGGAGATCGAGGCCGCGCTGGAGGAGGGCATCCGCCTGGAGACCCTGGTCACGCCCCTGGCGGTGAAGGCCGAGGGCGGCGTCCTCACCGGCATCGAGTTCCAGCGCAACGAGCTGGGCGACAAGGACGAGACCGGACGCGCCCGGCCCGTGCCCATTCCCGGCAGCGCCTTCGTGGCGGAACTGGACACCCTGGTGGTGGCCATTTCCGAGGAACCCGAGACCGGAGCCCTGGACGGCTTCAAGGTGAAGTCCTGGGGCGGGCTGGTGATCAACCCCGAATCCTACATCACCTCCCAGAAGCGGGTCTTCGGCGGGGGCGACGTGGTGACCGGGCCCGGCACCGTCATCGAAGCGGTGGCCGCGGGCAAGAACGCGGCGGTGATGATCGACCGGCACCTCACGGGGCGCCAGCTGAAGGTCCTGCCCAAGGTGGCCCTGCCCACCGTGTACGTGCCCCCCGTGGACGCCGGGGAGGAGGAGGGGGAGGGCCCCGGCCGGGCCCATGCGCCGCACCTGCCCGTGGCCGAGCGCCGCGGGAACTTCCGGGAAGTGGATCAGTGCCTCCCGGAGGAGCACGCCCTCTGCGAAGCCCGCCGCTGCCTGCGCTGCGATATCGAATTCACCCAACCGGTCTAG
- the nuoE gene encoding NADH-quinone oxidoreductase subunit NuoE — translation MADMKSVETILEGHPDAGRDHLIPILQEVQAAEGYLSKASITRVGLALDLPASKIFGVATFYNMFRFQPRGKYHVMVCRGTACHVKGSRRVLDMVEKTLKIAPGETSRDGLFSLEVVACMGACGLAPVVNINGQFHAKVTPMKLQRILEECRSEEFSHV, via the coding sequence ATGGCCGACATGAAGAGCGTTGAGACCATCCTCGAGGGTCACCCCGATGCCGGGCGCGACCACCTCATCCCCATCCTGCAGGAGGTCCAGGCCGCCGAAGGCTACCTGTCCAAGGCCTCCATCACCCGCGTGGGCCTCGCCCTGGATCTGCCGGCCAGCAAGATCTTCGGGGTGGCCACCTTCTACAACATGTTCCGCTTCCAGCCCCGGGGCAAGTACCACGTGATGGTCTGCCGGGGCACGGCCTGCCACGTCAAGGGCAGCCGGCGCGTCCTGGACATGGTGGAGAAGACCCTCAAGATCGCCCCCGGCGAAACCAGCCGCGACGGCCTTTTCAGCCTGGAGGTGGTGGCGTGCATGGGCGCCTGCGGCCTCGCGCCCGTGGTGAACATCAACGGCCAGTTCCACGCCAAGGTCACCCCCATGAAGCTGCAGCGCATCCTGGAAGAATGCCGTTCCGAGGAGTTCAGCCATGTCTAG
- a CDS encoding redox-sensing transcriptional repressor Rex → MKPISGKIVERLARYRTFLTEQAPGHRTHLFSHEIAAAMRTADSQVRRDLMAIGTQGVPRHGYEVEALMEKLDLALSLDRTHAVAVVGAGHLGRALISFLEASRSTLCIKAAFDTDPAKCNRVHAGVKCHPMDSLEAVIAREAITLAILCVPAAAAQGAADQLVHAGVKGILNFAPVALRVPVNVALEEIVITTYLEKLAYFTTHPSKERRNGRHEER, encoded by the coding sequence ATGAAGCCCATTTCGGGGAAGATCGTCGAACGCCTGGCACGCTACCGCACCTTCCTCACGGAACAGGCGCCGGGGCACCGCACCCATCTCTTCTCGCACGAGATCGCCGCCGCCATGCGCACGGCGGATTCCCAGGTGCGCCGGGACCTCATGGCCATCGGCACCCAGGGGGTCCCCCGCCACGGCTACGAGGTGGAGGCCCTCATGGAGAAGCTGGACCTGGCCCTCAGCCTGGACCGCACCCACGCCGTGGCCGTGGTGGGCGCGGGGCACCTGGGCCGGGCCCTCATCAGCTTCCTGGAGGCGAGCCGCTCCACCCTCTGCATCAAGGCCGCCTTCGACACGGACCCCGCCAAGTGCAACCGGGTGCACGCGGGGGTCAAGTGCCATCCCATGGATTCCCTGGAGGCCGTCATCGCCCGGGAGGCCATCACCCTGGCCATCCTCTGCGTGCCCGCCGCCGCCGCCCAGGGGGCCGCGGACCAGCTGGTGCACGCGGGCGTGAAGGGGATCCTCAATTTCGCGCCGGTGGCCCTGCGGGTGCCGGTGAACGTCGCGCTGGAAGAGATCGTCATCACCACCTACCTGGAAAAGCTCGCCTACTTCACCACTCATCCCTCAAAGGAGCGCCGGAATGGCCGACATGAAGAGCGTTGA
- a CDS encoding TM1266 family iron-only hydrogenase system putative regulator, whose amino-acid sequence MSQNKRLGVVGIVVEDLASAPEVNAILHDSASLIVGRMGIPYRERGVSIVSLIVDGTTDDLSALTGRLGRVPGIAVKTALAREVPAPSKEC is encoded by the coding sequence ATGAGCCAGAACAAGCGCCTCGGGGTCGTAGGGATCGTCGTCGAGGACCTCGCCTCGGCGCCGGAGGTCAACGCCATCCTCCATGATTCGGCCTCCCTCATCGTGGGGCGCATGGGGATCCCCTACCGGGAGCGCGGCGTCTCCATCGTCTCCCTCATCGTCGACGGCACCACGGACGATCTCAGCGCGCTCACCGGGCGCCTGGGACGCGTTCCCGGCATCGCCGTCAAGACCGCCCTGGCCAGGGAGGTCCCCGCCCCAAGCAAGGAGTGCTGA
- the hydG gene encoding [FeFe] hydrogenase H-cluster radical SAM maturase HydG, translating to MSYDPRSSNPNDFIDPVEIESTLAEAALQARDPRAVRAILDRAAAFGGLTHREAAVLLNVEDPAILGEVFTLARHIKEHIYGRRIVMFAPLYLSDFCVNQCSYCGYNHDNPMPRRRLDQAELAEEIRVLEGLGHKRLALEVGEDPVNCPLDYVLECIKTIYSLKFKNGSIRRVNVNIAATTEEDYRRLKDAGIGTYILFQETYHKPTYMAVHKGPKRNYEWHTSAHDRAMRAGIDDVGLGVLYGLYDWKFETVGMLMHAEHLEASLGVGPHTLSVPRIRAAAGVSACDFPHLVSDDDFKKVVAVLRLATPYAGMILSTREPMGYREEVIALGISQVSAGSCTGVGGYAHTPKLGFEDAVPQFEPADHRSPTEVLKDLLRDGYIPSYCTACYREGRTGDRFMKLAKTGQIANVCQPNALLTLMEYIEDYGDEELRSLGESRIKEELATIPNPKAREAAAAYLQRIRGGERDLRF from the coding sequence ATGTCCTACGATCCCCGCTCGTCCAACCCCAACGACTTCATCGACCCCGTCGAGATCGAGTCCACCCTGGCCGAGGCCGCCCTCCAGGCCCGGGACCCCCGGGCCGTGCGGGCCATCCTGGACCGCGCCGCCGCCTTCGGGGGCCTCACCCACCGGGAGGCCGCGGTGCTCCTCAACGTGGAGGACCCGGCCATCCTGGGCGAGGTCTTCACCCTGGCCCGGCACATCAAGGAGCACATCTACGGCCGGCGCATCGTGATGTTCGCGCCCCTCTACCTCTCCGACTTCTGCGTGAACCAGTGCAGCTACTGCGGGTACAACCACGACAACCCCATGCCCCGGCGCAGGCTGGACCAGGCGGAGCTGGCCGAGGAGATCCGCGTCCTGGAAGGTCTCGGCCACAAGCGCCTGGCCCTTGAGGTGGGCGAGGACCCGGTGAACTGCCCCCTGGACTACGTGCTGGAGTGCATCAAGACCATCTACTCCCTGAAGTTCAAGAACGGCTCCATCCGGCGGGTGAACGTCAACATCGCCGCCACCACGGAGGAGGACTACCGGCGGCTCAAGGACGCCGGCATCGGCACCTACATCCTCTTCCAGGAGACCTACCACAAGCCCACCTATATGGCCGTGCACAAGGGCCCCAAGCGGAACTACGAGTGGCACACCAGCGCCCATGACCGCGCCATGAGGGCCGGCATCGACGACGTGGGGCTGGGGGTGCTCTACGGGCTCTACGACTGGAAGTTCGAGACGGTGGGAATGCTCATGCACGCCGAGCACCTGGAGGCGTCCCTGGGCGTGGGCCCCCACACCCTGAGCGTGCCCCGCATCCGCGCCGCCGCGGGTGTCTCGGCCTGCGATTTCCCGCACCTGGTCTCGGACGACGATTTCAAGAAGGTGGTGGCGGTGCTCCGCCTGGCCACCCCGTACGCCGGCATGATCCTCTCCACCCGCGAGCCCATGGGCTACCGGGAGGAAGTGATCGCCCTGGGCATCTCCCAGGTGAGCGCCGGCTCCTGCACCGGCGTGGGCGGCTACGCCCACACGCCCAAACTTGGCTTCGAGGACGCCGTCCCCCAGTTCGAGCCCGCCGACCACCGCAGCCCCACCGAGGTCCTCAAGGACCTCCTGCGCGACGGCTACATCCCCAGCTACTGCACCGCCTGCTACCGGGAAGGCCGCACCGGCGACCGCTTCATGAAGCTGGCCAAGACCGGCCAGATCGCCAACGTCTGCCAGCCCAACGCCCTCCTGACCCTCATGGAGTACATCGAGGACTACGGGGACGAGGAGCTCCGCAGCCTGGGCGAAAGCCGGATCAAGGAGGAACTGGCCACGATCCCCAACCCCAAGGCCCGGGAGGCGGCGGCCGCCTACCTCCAGCGGATCCGGGGCGGGGAGCGGGATCTCAGGTTCTAG